A region from the Mucilaginibacter sp. CSA2-8R genome encodes:
- a CDS encoding glutamate synthase subunit beta, whose protein sequence is MGKPTGFQEYNRELPAKTAPQDRVKNYNEFVGLYSDEKLNQQSARCMNCGIPFCHSGCPLGNVIPEFNDAVYRKSWEEAYEILSTTNNFPEFTGRICPAPCESACVLGINKPAVAIEEIEKHIIEIAYAKNLVKPVAPFIKTGKKVAVVGSGPAGMAAAAQLSKAGHSVTVYERDDRPGGLLRYGIPDFKLEKWVIDRRVKVMEEDGVVFKCNTEIGKDLSIDELTRNNDAVVLAGGSTIPRNLPVPGRELKGIHFAMDFLKQQNKRVSNTGFDAEDILVTDKDVVVIGGGDTGSDCVGTSNRQGAKSVRQFEVMVQPPQQRTASMPWPSYPMVLKVTSSHEEGCERHWGVNTKEFLGDENGNLRALKVTDVSWETDVMGRPVKFSEVKGSERELPCQAVFLAMGFLHPQHTGMIEQAGVELDERKNVKAAEGAYRTNVSKVFACGDMRRGQSLVVWAISEGREAARKVDEFLMGHTMLESKDVVSELAY, encoded by the coding sequence ATGGGAAAGCCTACAGGATTTCAAGAATATAACCGGGAGCTGCCGGCTAAAACAGCCCCTCAGGACAGGGTTAAGAACTATAATGAGTTTGTTGGCTTGTACAGCGACGAAAAGCTGAACCAGCAATCGGCCCGTTGCATGAATTGCGGTATCCCGTTTTGCCATTCGGGTTGCCCGCTGGGTAACGTTATTCCGGAATTTAATGATGCCGTTTACCGCAAGAGTTGGGAGGAAGCTTACGAGATTTTATCAACCACCAATAACTTCCCCGAGTTTACCGGCCGTATTTGCCCGGCACCGTGTGAGTCGGCCTGCGTATTAGGTATCAACAAACCTGCCGTGGCCATCGAGGAGATTGAGAAGCACATTATCGAGATTGCTTATGCCAAAAACCTAGTAAAGCCGGTTGCTCCTTTTATCAAAACCGGTAAAAAGGTAGCCGTAGTAGGGTCAGGCCCTGCCGGCATGGCTGCTGCCGCACAATTAAGTAAAGCCGGCCATAGCGTTACCGTTTACGAGCGTGATGATCGTCCGGGAGGTTTACTGCGTTACGGTATCCCTGATTTTAAATTAGAAAAATGGGTTATCGACCGTCGCGTAAAAGTGATGGAAGAAGATGGCGTAGTGTTTAAATGCAATACCGAGATAGGTAAAGACCTAAGTATTGATGAGTTAACCCGCAACAACGATGCTGTTGTACTGGCCGGTGGTTCAACCATTCCGCGCAACTTGCCCGTACCGGGCCGCGAGCTTAAAGGCATCCATTTTGCTATGGACTTTTTGAAGCAACAAAACAAGCGGGTAAGCAACACCGGTTTTGATGCCGAAGATATACTGGTGACTGATAAGGATGTTGTGGTAATTGGTGGTGGTGATACCGGTTCTGACTGCGTTGGTACTTCTAACCGTCAGGGCGCAAAATCTGTCCGCCAGTTTGAGGTAATGGTGCAGCCACCGCAGCAGCGTACTGCAAGTATGCCATGGCCAAGCTACCCAATGGTGTTAAAAGTAACCTCCTCGCACGAGGAAGGTTGCGAGCGCCACTGGGGTGTTAATACTAAAGAGTTTTTGGGCGACGAAAACGGCAATCTGCGCGCCTTAAAAGTAACCGATGTAAGCTGGGAAACTGATGTAATGGGGCGCCCCGTGAAATTTAGCGAGGTAAAAGGGTCGGAGCGTGAATTGCCTTGCCAGGCAGTATTTTTAGCAATGGGCTTTTTACACCCGCAACACACCGGTATGATTGAGCAGGCCGGTGTTGAGCTGGATGAACGTAAAAACGTAAAAGCTGCCGAAGGTGCCTACCGTACTAACGTAAGTAAAGTATTTGCCTGCGGCGATATGCGTCGTGGTCAGTCTTTAGTTGTATGGGCCATATCCGAAGGCCGAGAAGCAGCCCGTAAAGTAGATGAATTTTTAATGGGCCACACTATGCTCGAAAGCAAAGATGTAGTTAGCGAACTGGCTTATTAA
- a CDS encoding arginine deiminase family protein, giving the protein MTSPANQLNLNVSSEIGTLRALLIHSPDSGLGKVVPSKAQDWLFEDIVHLDTMRRNEYDYYIKLLLYFLDPNKIKGHLQQIDASENQRNFYKPDHKDFYASDKVIEIQTLLAEILQDDVIREKLTASVCAIESCNYRLQQQLYKTDPVELAKIFISGSLYKDNLIFSPIPNLIFSRDIGITINNHILINKPAKKARSRETLLARYILFNHPLFAGSREHILEITDPVQHFLRPGTEQDEKTTLEGGDVMMVSKNHVIIGCSERTSLGGAHEAIKLLFENKVVEKVTVLKIPHKRDYMHIDTVFTQVKRNVWVILGSLGKADMSVSASDPLSWFGDKRPKDKTEIVQFINGHEQPISFNCIEELLNDISMNDLGSTEPTQFIYSGGNNFPFDAREQWTDSCNLLALKEGVVLGYDRNDKTVEAFKQSGFSVVKVADLLQQFENGGLDAHTMEDTLILMPSSELSRARGGFHCMSLPLVRDNIS; this is encoded by the coding sequence ATGACTTCACCGGCTAATCAGTTAAACTTAAATGTAAGTTCAGAGATTGGCACTTTGCGTGCCCTATTAATTCATAGTCCAGATAGCGGATTGGGTAAAGTAGTCCCGTCAAAAGCGCAGGACTGGCTTTTTGAGGACATTGTACATTTAGATACTATGCGCAGAAATGAGTACGACTACTATATCAAGCTGTTGCTCTATTTTCTCGATCCCAACAAAATTAAAGGACATCTACAGCAAATTGATGCCTCCGAAAATCAGCGCAACTTTTATAAACCCGATCATAAAGACTTTTATGCGTCTGACAAAGTAATTGAAATACAAACTTTACTGGCTGAGATTTTACAGGACGACGTGATTCGCGAAAAGCTAACGGCCTCGGTATGTGCTATTGAGAGCTGTAATTACCGCTTACAACAGCAGTTGTATAAGACCGACCCGGTCGAACTGGCTAAAATATTTATCTCCGGATCGTTGTATAAAGACAACCTAATTTTTTCCCCTATACCTAATCTCATTTTTTCGCGGGATATTGGTATTACTATTAATAACCACATACTGATTAATAAACCGGCTAAAAAAGCGCGTTCGCGCGAAACTTTGCTGGCAAGGTATATTCTATTTAATCACCCGTTGTTTGCCGGTTCGCGCGAGCACATTTTAGAAATTACCGACCCGGTGCAACACTTTTTGAGGCCGGGCACAGAGCAGGACGAAAAAACGACCCTTGAGGGCGGCGACGTGATGATGGTAAGTAAAAACCACGTTATTATCGGCTGCAGCGAGCGCACCTCGTTAGGTGGCGCCCATGAAGCTATTAAGCTTCTGTTTGAAAATAAAGTGGTAGAAAAAGTAACTGTACTTAAAATACCGCACAAGCGCGATTACATGCACATTGATACCGTTTTTACGCAGGTGAAACGCAATGTTTGGGTTATTTTAGGATCGCTGGGCAAAGCCGACATGTCGGTTTCTGCCTCTGACCCGTTGAGTTGGTTTGGCGACAAGCGCCCGAAGGATAAAACCGAGATTGTACAATTTATCAACGGGCATGAACAACCCATATCATTTAACTGCATAGAAGAATTGCTTAATGATATCAGCATGAACGATTTGGGAAGCACCGAACCCACACAGTTCATCTACTCGGGCGGTAACAATTTTCCGTTTGATGCCCGCGAGCAGTGGACCGACTCCTGTAACCTGCTGGCGCTTAAAGAAGGCGTGGTGTTGGGTTATGACCGTAATGATAAAACGGTCGAAGCCTTTAAGCAGTCCGGGTTTTCGGTAGTGAAAGTGGCAGATTTACTCCAACAGTTTGAAAACGGCGGATTAGACGCTCATACCATGGAAGATACCTTAATCCTGATGCCATCGTCAGAATTATCGCGTGCGCGGGGTGGTTTCCATTGCATGAGTTTACCACTGGTGAGGGATAACATCAGCTAA
- the argS gene encoding arginine--tRNA ligase, producing MDFIIDATLQAVAQLYQTQITAQDVNLQQTRKEFDGQVTIVTFPFTRFSKKSPEQTGNEIGAYLEANVPEIAGFNTVKGFLNISIADNYWLKVYQNTVAQPGFGVAPKNGKKVMVEYSSPNTNKPLHLGHVRNNLLGYAVAGILDAAGYEVIKTNLVNDRGIHICKSMLAWQLFGNGETPESAQMKGDHLVGKYYVIFDKEYKKEVEARLAQGMTEEEAKKHAPLMKQAQQMLQKWEAGDEQVIELWKTMNTWVYDGFAKTYKKLGVNFDKFYYESNTYLLGKDIIEEGLEKGVFFKKDDGSVWIDLTADGLDQKLVLRGDGTSVYITQDLGTAQLKYNDFGMDESIYVVGNEQDYHFKVLFLILQKLGKNWAQGLYHLSYGMVDLPSGKMKSREGTVVDADDLMDSMVETAEEYFDKQEKKLDLTEEEKQVLFPVIGLGALKYFLLKVDAKKRLLFDPNESIELQGHTGPFIQYTHARIKSVLSRGGEHQLAQLPAELDAVERDLIIVLSQYPEAIAAAAKEFNPATVANYTYEVAKAYNKFYHEKSILQAETEDLKSFRLQLSKSTAQIIAQSMQLLGIQVPERM from the coding sequence ATGGATTTTATTATCGACGCAACCCTGCAAGCCGTAGCGCAACTATATCAAACCCAAATAACTGCACAGGATGTAAACCTGCAACAAACCCGCAAGGAGTTTGATGGTCAGGTAACTATCGTTACTTTTCCGTTTACCCGCTTCTCTAAAAAATCGCCCGAGCAAACTGGTAACGAGATTGGAGCTTATCTTGAAGCTAACGTACCTGAAATTGCTGGATTTAATACTGTAAAAGGTTTCTTAAATATATCTATTGCCGATAACTACTGGCTAAAGGTTTATCAAAACACGGTAGCTCAACCTGGCTTTGGCGTAGCGCCTAAAAATGGTAAAAAGGTGATGGTTGAGTATTCGTCGCCTAACACCAACAAACCATTGCATTTGGGCCATGTGCGTAACAACTTGCTGGGTTATGCAGTAGCCGGCATTTTAGATGCTGCGGGTTATGAGGTGATAAAAACCAACCTGGTGAACGACCGAGGCATTCACATCTGTAAATCTATGCTGGCCTGGCAATTGTTTGGTAACGGCGAAACGCCCGAATCGGCTCAAATGAAAGGCGACCATTTGGTTGGTAAGTATTATGTAATATTCGACAAAGAGTACAAAAAGGAAGTTGAAGCACGCTTAGCGCAGGGTATGACCGAAGAAGAAGCCAAAAAGCATGCTCCGCTGATGAAGCAAGCACAACAAATGCTGCAAAAGTGGGAAGCCGGCGATGAGCAGGTAATTGAGCTCTGGAAAACCATGAACACCTGGGTGTATGACGGTTTTGCCAAAACCTATAAAAAGCTGGGTGTCAATTTTGACAAGTTTTATTACGAATCGAATACCTATTTATTAGGTAAAGATATTATTGAAGAAGGACTGGAAAAAGGCGTGTTCTTTAAAAAAGATGATGGGTCGGTGTGGATTGACCTGACCGCCGATGGCCTGGACCAAAAACTGGTACTGCGCGGTGACGGTACATCAGTATACATTACCCAGGATTTGGGCACGGCTCAATTAAAGTATAACGACTTTGGCATGGATGAGTCGATTTACGTGGTAGGCAATGAGCAGGATTACCACTTTAAGGTGCTCTTTTTGATTTTACAGAAGTTAGGTAAAAACTGGGCGCAGGGTTTATACCATTTATCATACGGTATGGTAGACCTACCGTCGGGCAAAATGAAATCGCGCGAGGGTACCGTAGTGGATGCCGACGACCTGATGGATAGCATGGTTGAAACTGCAGAAGAGTACTTTGACAAACAGGAGAAAAAGCTTGATTTAACAGAAGAAGAGAAACAAGTACTTTTCCCGGTGATTGGTTTAGGTGCCCTCAAGTACTTTTTGCTAAAAGTAGATGCTAAGAAACGCTTGTTGTTTGACCCCAACGAGTCAATAGAACTGCAAGGTCATACCGGACCGTTTATTCAATACACCCATGCCCGTATTAAATCAGTACTGAGCAGGGGAGGAGAGCATCAACTTGCTCAGTTACCCGCTGAACTGGACGCCGTAGAGCGTGATTTAATTATTGTGCTTAGCCAGTATCCTGAAGCTATAGCAGCGGCCGCTAAAGAGTTTAACCCGGCCACGGTGGCTAACTATACCTATGAGGTTGCCAAAGCCTACAATAAATTTTATCACGAAAAATCGATACTGCAAGCCGAAACAGAAGATTTGAAGAGCTTCAGGCTGCAATTGTCAAAGTCTACAGCACAAATCATCGCACAATCCATGCAGTTGTTGGGAATTCAGGTGCCCGAAAGGATGTAA
- the gltB gene encoding glutamate synthase large subunit, with protein sequence MDQIDSDQQGLYRSEFEHDSCGTGFIANINGAKSNKIVHDALSMLENMEHRGACGCDPESGDGAGILIQLPHEFLMEECSDIEVSLPQPGEYGVGMIFFPKDSTLKKACRNIITAAVEKLGIPLLGFRKLPVNSSVIGETARSAEPDVEQVFVLRPSSITNIEDFERRLYVLRRYINKTVNETVAGAGEFFYFTSFSCKTIIYKGQVTTFQLRQYFTDLTDPRVASGFAMIHSRFSTNTFPSWKLAQPFRLIAHNGEINTLTGNLNWFFSSVKSLASAYFTREEMEMLLPVIDNNQSDSACLDNIIEILQHSGRSLPHVMMMLIPEAWDGNEQMDPFKKAFYEYHATIMQPWDGPAAICFTDGKLVGALLDRNGLRPLRYTVTTDGRVIAASETGVLNIDESTVLSKGRLQPGKMLLIDTVNNKIITDEEIKKELAEKQPYGRWLENYKIRLEDLPEPRVTFSSLSPESVFKYQQVFGYTREDVDGIIKPMAIDAKEPIGSMGTDVPLAILSDKPQHLSSYFKQFFAQVTNPPIDPIRERLVMSLATFIGNNGNLLDEDKMHCHCVTLKHPILRNHQLEKLRSIDTGLFHAKTLQTYFKADGQPGSLQKGIERLCRYAEDAVDDGFEVLILSDRAIDSEHAAIPSLLAVSAVHHYLVKKGRRGAVGLVVEAGDVWEVHHFACLLAFGATAINPYLALSTIETLKNNGGIVSDSDIKTLSKNYVKSVNDGLLKIFSKMGISTLQSYHGSQQFEILGLNKEVVDRYFAGAVTRIGGLGLDEIAREALSKHKFGFTTSKSEVKLLPEGGIYQWKRRGEAHLFNPQTVHLLQHATSTNNFDVYKTYARLVNEQTEKHYTIRGLLDFTHHREAISIEEVEPIESIMKRFATGAMSFGSISHEAHSTLAIAMNRIGGKSNTGEGGEDEMRYERMANGDSMRSAIKQIASARFGVTSNYLTNADELQIKMAQGAKPGEGGQLPGHKVDAWIAKTRHSTPGVGLISPPPHHDIYSIEDLAQLIFDLKNANRAARINVKLVSKAGVGTIAAGVAKAHADVILVAGYDGGTGASPISSIKHAGLPWELGLAEAHQTLVRSKLRTRVVLQADGQMKTGRDLVIAALLGAEEWGVATAALVASGCIMMRKCHLNTCPVGVATQDPDLRRLFSGKPEHVVNLFRFLAEDMREIMAELGFRNINEMVGRVQFLRVKDNIQSWKAKKVDLSGILHPVTNAKGNTLYNSQAQDHGMDNVIDWKLLEAAQPALEDKTPVFASFELKNTDRTVGTLLSNEISKKYGSAGLPENTINFKFTGSAGQSFGAFAAKGIAFELEGEANDYVGKGLSGAQLAIYPKADAGYVPEDNIIIGNVAVYGATSGELFVRGMAGERFAVRNSGATVVVEGVGDHGCEYMTGGRALILGKTGRNFAAGMSGGLAWVYNPDNGFAANCNTEMVDLDPLSQQDEEQIIALLKKHVHLTNSKLAQQLLANWQIAATHFVKVFPREYKRVLQQQEYQTSAN encoded by the coding sequence ATGGATCAAATAGATAGTGACCAGCAAGGCCTTTACCGGTCTGAGTTTGAACATGACTCCTGCGGAACGGGATTTATCGCCAACATTAATGGCGCAAAATCTAACAAGATAGTGCACGATGCTCTGAGTATGCTCGAAAATATGGAGCATAGAGGAGCCTGCGGATGTGACCCGGAGTCGGGTGATGGCGCGGGTATACTCATACAATTGCCGCACGAGTTTTTGATGGAAGAATGCTCGGATATTGAGGTTAGCCTGCCACAACCCGGCGAGTACGGTGTAGGTATGATTTTCTTCCCGAAAGACTCTACCTTAAAGAAAGCTTGCCGCAATATTATTACCGCTGCTGTTGAAAAACTTGGTATTCCTCTTTTGGGTTTCCGCAAGCTGCCCGTAAACTCTTCGGTAATTGGGGAAACTGCACGCAGTGCCGAGCCCGATGTGGAGCAGGTATTTGTGCTGCGTCCATCATCTATTACCAACATTGAAGATTTTGAACGCAGGTTATATGTACTGCGCCGCTATATTAATAAAACCGTTAACGAAACGGTTGCCGGAGCCGGTGAGTTTTTTTACTTCACTTCATTCTCTTGCAAAACCATCATCTACAAAGGGCAGGTAACGACGTTCCAGTTACGTCAGTATTTTACAGACCTGACTGATCCGCGTGTGGCATCTGGCTTTGCCATGATTCACTCGCGTTTCTCTACCAATACATTCCCATCGTGGAAACTGGCACAACCTTTCAGGCTGATTGCCCACAACGGAGAGATTAATACCTTGACCGGTAACCTTAACTGGTTCTTTTCGAGTGTAAAATCATTGGCCTCGGCTTACTTTACCCGCGAGGAGATGGAGATGTTACTACCGGTGATTGATAATAACCAGTCTGACTCTGCTTGCCTGGATAACATTATCGAGATATTGCAGCACTCCGGCCGATCATTGCCGCACGTAATGATGATGCTAATTCCGGAGGCATGGGATGGTAATGAGCAAATGGATCCGTTTAAAAAGGCATTCTATGAGTATCATGCTACCATTATGCAGCCATGGGATGGTCCGGCTGCTATCTGTTTCACTGATGGTAAACTGGTTGGTGCGCTGTTAGACCGTAATGGCTTGCGTCCGCTTCGTTACACCGTAACTACCGACGGCCGTGTTATTGCCGCTTCAGAAACCGGTGTCTTAAATATTGATGAGTCTACCGTTTTAAGCAAAGGCCGGTTACAGCCGGGCAAAATGTTGCTGATTGATACGGTGAACAATAAAATCATCACTGATGAAGAAATAAAAAAAGAACTGGCCGAAAAACAGCCTTATGGCCGTTGGCTTGAAAATTATAAGATCAGGCTCGAAGATTTGCCAGAGCCGAGGGTAACCTTCTCGAGCCTTTCGCCCGAGTCGGTTTTTAAATATCAGCAGGTATTTGGCTATACTCGCGAGGATGTTGACGGTATCATTAAACCGATGGCCATTGATGCCAAAGAACCTATAGGTTCGATGGGTACTGATGTGCCATTGGCTATCTTGTCTGACAAGCCTCAACATTTATCAAGCTACTTTAAACAGTTTTTTGCGCAGGTAACCAACCCACCAATCGACCCTATCCGCGAGCGTTTAGTGATGAGTTTGGCTACCTTCATTGGTAACAATGGTAATTTGCTTGATGAAGACAAGATGCATTGCCATTGCGTAACGTTAAAGCATCCCATATTGCGCAACCACCAGTTAGAGAAACTGCGTAGTATTGACACCGGCTTGTTCCACGCTAAAACGCTGCAAACTTACTTTAAAGCTGATGGTCAGCCAGGCTCGCTACAAAAAGGTATTGAGCGCTTATGCCGTTATGCCGAAGATGCCGTTGATGACGGTTTTGAAGTATTAATTCTGTCAGACCGTGCTATTGATTCTGAGCATGCAGCGATACCATCATTGCTGGCAGTATCTGCCGTTCATCATTACCTGGTTAAAAAAGGCCGTCGTGGTGCAGTAGGTTTAGTGGTTGAGGCCGGAGACGTTTGGGAAGTGCACCATTTTGCCTGTTTACTGGCTTTCGGCGCTACTGCTATTAATCCTTACCTGGCGCTATCAACCATCGAAACGCTAAAAAATAATGGCGGTATAGTAAGTGACTCCGATATTAAAACGTTGTCTAAGAACTATGTAAAGTCGGTTAATGATGGCTTGTTAAAGATATTCTCAAAAATGGGTATATCAACCTTACAGTCATATCACGGTTCGCAGCAGTTCGAAATTTTAGGATTAAATAAGGAGGTAGTTGACCGATATTTTGCCGGTGCTGTAACCCGTATTGGCGGTTTAGGACTGGACGAAATTGCCCGCGAGGCCTTAAGCAAGCATAAGTTTGGCTTCACTACTTCTAAAAGTGAAGTGAAGCTGTTACCTGAGGGGGGCATTTACCAGTGGAAACGCCGTGGCGAAGCCCACTTGTTTAACCCGCAAACGGTACACTTGCTGCAGCATGCTACCAGTACCAACAATTTTGATGTATATAAAACATATGCCCGTTTGGTAAACGAGCAAACCGAAAAGCACTATACCATTCGTGGTTTATTAGACTTTACTCATCATCGCGAGGCAATCTCTATTGAAGAGGTTGAACCTATCGAAAGCATCATGAAGCGTTTTGCTACGGGTGCGATGTCGTTCGGTTCTATCTCGCATGAGGCACATAGTACGCTGGCCATTGCCATGAACCGGATTGGCGGTAAAAGCAATACTGGCGAGGGCGGCGAAGACGAGATGCGCTATGAACGTATGGCCAACGGTGATTCCATGCGTTCGGCTATTAAGCAGATTGCTTCCGCCCGTTTTGGGGTAACTTCTAATTACCTGACTAATGCCGATGAGTTACAAATTAAAATGGCTCAGGGTGCTAAACCAGGTGAGGGCGGACAACTTCCAGGCCATAAGGTAGACGCGTGGATTGCTAAAACCCGTCACTCAACGCCTGGCGTAGGCTTAATTTCTCCGCCGCCTCACCACGATATTTATTCGATTGAGGATTTAGCCCAGCTGATTTTCGACTTGAAAAATGCCAACCGTGCGGCCCGTATCAACGTTAAATTGGTATCGAAAGCCGGCGTCGGTACTATTGCCGCGGGTGTAGCCAAAGCACACGCTGATGTGATATTGGTTGCCGGATATGATGGTGGTACAGGTGCATCGCCAATTAGCTCTATTAAACATGCAGGTTTACCATGGGAGTTAGGCCTGGCCGAAGCTCACCAGACCCTGGTGCGCAGCAAATTGCGTACCCGCGTAGTGCTGCAAGCCGACGGGCAAATGAAAACCGGCCGCGATTTGGTGATTGCCGCCTTGTTAGGTGCCGAGGAGTGGGGTGTTGCAACCGCGGCCCTTGTTGCCAGCGGTTGTATTATGATGCGTAAATGTCACTTAAATACCTGTCCGGTAGGTGTGGCCACGCAAGACCCTGACCTGCGCCGTTTGTTTAGCGGTAAGCCGGAGCATGTGGTTAACTTGTTCCGTTTCCTGGCCGAAGATATGCGCGAGATTATGGCCGAGTTAGGCTTCCGTAACATTAACGAAATGGTGGGCCGCGTGCAGTTTTTACGTGTTAAGGATAACATCCAGAGCTGGAAAGCTAAGAAAGTTGACCTATCGGGTATTCTTCATCCGGTTACTAACGCCAAAGGCAATACGTTGTACAATAGCCAGGCGCAGGATCACGGGATGGATAACGTCATCGACTGGAAGTTGCTCGAAGCCGCACAACCAGCACTGGAAGATAAAACACCGGTTTTTGCTTCTTTCGAACTTAAAAATACTGACCGTACTGTAGGTACTTTGTTATCAAACGAAATCTCTAAAAAATACGGCTCGGCCGGATTGCCCGAAAATACGATCAACTTCAAATTTACCGGTTCTGCCGGGCAAAGCTTTGGCGCTTTTGCGGCTAAAGGTATAGCCTTCGAACTCGAAGGTGAAGCTAACGACTACGTAGGTAAGGGTCTATCAGGTGCTCAGCTGGCTATCTATCCGAAAGCGGATGCGGGTTATGTACCCGAAGATAATATCATCATTGGTAACGTAGCTGTTTATGGTGCTACCTCTGGCGAGTTGTTTGTACGCGGTATGGCCGGCGAGCGTTTTGCCGTTCGCAACTCGGGCGCTACCGTTGTAGTTGAAGGCGTGGGCGACCATGGTTGTGAGTACATGACCGGTGGCCGTGCGCTGATATTGGGTAAAACAGGTCGCAACTTTGCCGCTGGCATGAGCGGTGGTTTGGCCTGGGTATACAACCCGGATAACGGCTTTGCTGCCAACTGTAATACCGAAATGGTTGATTTGGATCCGTTAAGCCAGCAGGATGAAGAGCAAATTATAGCCTTGCTGAAAAAGCATGTGCATTTAACTAACAGTAAACTGGCTCAGCAGTTATTGGCCAACTGGCAGATAGCGGCAACGCATTTTGTAAAAGTATTCCCGCGCGAATACAAAAGAGTGTTACAACAGCAGGAGTATCAAACATCAGCTAATTAA
- a CDS encoding arginine deiminase-related protein, which produces MSQTTSKILMIRPANFGFNDQTAESNAFQQSKATIPEAAQTALKEFDAFASLLKSKGIDVHVINDTIEPHKPDAIFPNNWISFHENGDVLLYPMQAENRRLERREDIVRKLEEQFTVKHIIDLSRFEMENKFLEGTGSMVLDRENRIAYACLSPRTDKDVLDAFCKHLNYTPVTFTATDAGQQAIYHTNVMMCVGKQFAVVCLNSINNESEKQTVVKSLMDAGKEIVPITLEQMNQFAGNMLEVRSGDGKSLLVMSNSAHQSLTALQIDQLYQYTEIVSADLNTIETLGGGSARCMLAEIHLPTAT; this is translated from the coding sequence ATGAGTCAGACGACTTCCAAAATATTAATGATCAGACCAGCCAACTTTGGGTTTAATGATCAAACTGCCGAAAGTAACGCCTTTCAGCAAAGTAAGGCAACTATACCCGAGGCTGCGCAAACAGCACTGAAAGAATTTGACGCCTTTGCCAGCTTGCTTAAAAGCAAGGGCATTGATGTACACGTGATTAACGACACTATCGAGCCGCATAAACCGGATGCCATATTTCCCAACAACTGGATATCCTTTCATGAAAATGGCGATGTATTACTTTACCCCATGCAAGCCGAAAACCGCCGACTGGAACGGCGTGAAGACATTGTCAGGAAACTGGAAGAACAGTTTACAGTAAAGCACATTATCGATTTAAGCCGGTTTGAAATGGAGAATAAGTTTTTAGAAGGCACCGGCAGCATGGTGCTCGACCGGGAAAATCGCATTGCTTATGCGTGTTTGTCTCCGCGCACCGACAAAGATGTACTCGACGCTTTTTGCAAACATTTAAATTATACCCCGGTTACCTTTACCGCAACTGATGCTGGTCAGCAGGCCATTTATCATACTAACGTGATGATGTGCGTAGGTAAACAATTTGCCGTAGTTTGCCTGAATAGCATTAACAATGAAAGCGAGAAGCAAACCGTAGTTAAATCGCTGATGGATGCCGGAAAAGAGATTGTGCCAATTACGCTGGAGCAAATGAACCAATTTGCAGGTAACATGCTTGAGGTGCGTAGTGGTGACGGAAAGAGCTTACTGGTGATGTCAAATAGTGCGCATCAATCATTAACTGCTTTGCAGATTGACCAATTATACCAGTATACAGAGATTGTATCGGCTGATTTGAACACTATTGAAACACTTGGCGGTGGTAGCGCCCGTTGTATGCTGGCCGAAATCCATCTACCTACGGCGACGTAA